One genomic region from Lates calcarifer isolate ASB-BC8 linkage group LG10, TLL_Latcal_v3, whole genome shotgun sequence encodes:
- the LOC108888552 gene encoding twinfilin-1 — protein MSHQTGIQAGNDVKDIFANARSGDDYRVLKIVIEDEQLTLGSSRKASKKWDQEYDSLVLPLLEDDVPCYILYRLDSTNNQGYEWIFLAWSPDHSTVRHKMLYAATRATLKKEFGGGHIKDEIFGTTKDDLNLSGYKKYLTSQAAPLPLTAAEEELRQIKLNEVQTDISVDTKQQTLQGVAFPIHKDAVAALERFREKKINYVQLVVDAEQELIRLCNTEPTEVKDLPMRIPKDSARYHFFLYKHSHEGDYLESTVFIYSMPGYKCSIRERMLYSSCKNPLVDMVENKLQIEIEKKLEIDNGDELTSDFLYEEVHPKQHAHKQAFAKPKGPAGKRGGRRITRPPAEGEEED, from the exons ATGTCACATCAAACGGGCATTCAAG CGGGTAATGATGTGAAGGATATCTTTGCCAATGCCAGGAGCGGAGATGATTATCGAGTCTTAAAGATTGTCATTGAGGACG AGCAGCTGACTCTGGGCTCCAGCAGGAAAGCATCAAAGAAATGGGACCAGGAGTATGATTCCTTAGTGCTGCCACTCCTCGAGGATGACGTGCCCTGCTACATTCTGTACCGCCTGGACTCCACTAACAATCAGGGCTACGAGTGGATCTTCCTGGCGTGGTCACCAGACCACTCTACT GTGCGACATAAAATGTTATATGCTGCTACAAGAGCCACACTGAAGAAAGAGTTTGGAGGCGGGCACATCAAGGATGAGATTTTCGGCACCACAAAG GATGATTTGAATCTTAGTGGATATAAGAAATATCTGACCTCGCAGGCGGCTCCCCTTCCcctcactgcagcagaggaggaactgAGACAGATTAAACTAAACGAg GTGCAGACGGACATCAGTGTGGACACCAAGCAGCAGACACTGCAGGGAGTGGCTTTCCCTATTCACAAAGATGCTGTTGCAGCACTCGAACGTTTTAGAGAGAAGAAAATTAACTATGTGCAACTG GTAGTAGATGCTGAACAGGAGCTGATTCGGTTGTGCAACACTGAGCCAACAGAGGTGAAAGACCTGCCAATGAGAATCCCAAAAGATTCTGCACGTTACCACTTCTTCCTGTACAAACATTCCCATGAAGGCGACTACTTAGAGTCCACAG TCTTCATTTATTCTATGCCCGGGTACAAGTGTAGCATCCGAGAGAGGATGCTGTATTCCAGTTGCAAAAATCCTTTGGTGGACATGGTGGAAAACAAGCTTCAGATTGAGATTGAAAAAAAG CTGGAGATTGATAATGGGGATGAACTGACCAGTGATTTCCTGTATGAGGAGGTGCATCCCAAGCAGCATGCACACAAGCAGGCCTTCGCCAAGCCCAAAGGCCCTGCAGGGAAGAGGGGTGGCCGCCGCATCACCCGACCACCcgcagagggagaggaggaagattaA
- the irak4 gene encoding interleukin-1 receptor-associated kinase 4 isoform X1: MNNSVTSATYIRNLSYTLRRRLSDFLDPQDRWKDVVVSIRKPGGELRYSQHHMRRFEGLVAQGRSPTEELLNDWGTTNSTVGELVDILRSHKLLAAASVLLPVQEASLAERQPACPVVAIESALPTRPLQERETQLPPVSPTLQPLILQESSEPGFSSFLYNELMEITGNFDNRPMSDGGSRLGEGGFGTVYKGVLNDKPVAVKKLNPMDDISSDELQVQFHQEIQTLKVLKHENLVDMVGFSCDGQHPCLVYAFMANGSLLDRLACLDDSPPLSWQRRCLIAEGTARGLEYLHCNHHVHRDVKSANILLDENLVAKISDFGLTRASARRTSTTMMTERIVGTRAYMAPEALRGEITPKSDVFSFGVVLLEILSGLPPASENQEPQFLMEFVYDIDDEDEDLTLEEFLDKKMTDWELSQVETVYSLASNCLHDRKNRRPVIKEVASELKGVVKSLSLA; this comes from the exons ATGAATAATTCAGTAACTTCCGCTACTTACATTCGCAACCTCAGTTACACTTTACGTCGCAGGCTGTCCGACTTTTTGGACCCTCAAGACAGGTGGAAAGATGTTGTTGTCTCGATACGGAAGCCGGGTGGAGAGCTGAGGTACTCTCAGCACCATATGAG gAGATTTGAAGGCCTTGTTGCACAGGGGAGAAGTcccacagaggagctgctgaatGACTGGGGGACCACTAACAGTACAGTGGGTGAACTGGTGGACATTTTGAGGAGTCACAAGTTACTGGCTGCTGCCAGTGTTCTGCTGCCTG TGCAAGAGGCCTCCTTAGCAGAGAGACAGCCAGCCTGTCCAGTTGTAGCAATAGAGAGTGCGCTTCCAACCAGGCCActacaagagagagagacacagctgCCACCTGTCAGCCCCACTCTGCAGCCACTGATTCTACAGGAGAGCAGTGAACCAG GTTTCTCCAGCTTTCTGTACAATGAGCTGATGGAGATTACTGGCAACTTTGATAACCGTCCCATGTCAGATGGTGGTAGCAGACTGGGAGAGGGAGGCTTTGGCACTGTATACAAAGGTGTCCTGAATGACAAACCTGTTGCAGTGAAAAAGCTCAATCCA ATGGATGACATTTCATCGGACGAGCTGCAAGTTCAGTTCCATCAAGAAATCCAAACTCTAAAAGT GTTGAAGCATGAGAACTTGGTAGACATGGTTGGATTTTCCTGTGATGGACAGCACCCATGTTTGGTGTATGCCTTTATGGCCAATGGTTCTTTACTAGACCGTCTAGCCTGCTTG GATGACAGTCCTCCACTATCCTGGCAGCGGAGATGTTTGATAGCTGAAGGGACAGCCAGAGGCTTGGAGTATCTGCACTGCAACCATCATGTCCACAGAGATGTTAAAAG TGCAAATATCCTATTGGATGAAAATTTAGTGGCAAAAATCTCAGACTTTGGGCTGACGAGAGCATCGGCCAGACGGACATCAACAACCATGATGACGGAGAGGATTGTGGGTACACGTGCATACATGGCACCTGAGGCCCTCAGAGGAGAGATCACACCAAAATCTGATGTCTTCAGCTTTGGAGTA GTGTTGCTAGAAATATTGTCTGGACTCCCGCCAGCCAGTGAAAACCAGGAGCCACAGTTCTTG ATGGAGTTTGTGTATGATATAGATGATGAAGACGAGGACCTGACACTGGAGGAATTTCTTGACAAAAAGATGACAGACTGGGAGCTGAGCCAAGTGGAGACTGTCTATTCTTTGGCTTCTAACTGCCTCCACGACAGGAAAAACAGACGGCCAGTCATCAAAGAG GTAGCGTCTGAGCTGAAAGGGGTTGTCAAAAGCCTATCACTGGCGTAA
- the irak4 gene encoding interleukin-1 receptor-associated kinase 4 isoform X2, which yields MNNSVTSATYIRNLSYTLRRRLSDFLDPQDRWKDVVVSIRKPGGELRYSQHHMRRFEGLVAQGRSPTEELLNDWGTTNSTVGELVDILRSHKLLAAASVLLPVQEASLAERQPACPVVAIESALPTRPLQERETQLPPVSPTLQPLILQESSEPGFSSFLYNELMEITGNFDNRPMSDGGSRLGEGGFGTVYKGVLNDKPVAVKKLNPMDDISSDELQVQFHQEIQTLKVLKHENLVDMVGFSCDGQHPCLVYAFMANGSLLDRLACLDDSPPLSWQRRCLIAEGTARGLEYLHCNHHVHRDVKSANILLDENLVAKISDFGLTRASARRTSTTMMTERIVGTRAYMAPEALRGEITPKSDVFSFGVVLLEILSGLPPASENQEPQFLMEFVYDIDDEDEDLTLEEFLDKKMTDWELSQVETVYSLASNCLHDRKNRRPVIKEVQ from the exons ATGAATAATTCAGTAACTTCCGCTACTTACATTCGCAACCTCAGTTACACTTTACGTCGCAGGCTGTCCGACTTTTTGGACCCTCAAGACAGGTGGAAAGATGTTGTTGTCTCGATACGGAAGCCGGGTGGAGAGCTGAGGTACTCTCAGCACCATATGAG gAGATTTGAAGGCCTTGTTGCACAGGGGAGAAGTcccacagaggagctgctgaatGACTGGGGGACCACTAACAGTACAGTGGGTGAACTGGTGGACATTTTGAGGAGTCACAAGTTACTGGCTGCTGCCAGTGTTCTGCTGCCTG TGCAAGAGGCCTCCTTAGCAGAGAGACAGCCAGCCTGTCCAGTTGTAGCAATAGAGAGTGCGCTTCCAACCAGGCCActacaagagagagagacacagctgCCACCTGTCAGCCCCACTCTGCAGCCACTGATTCTACAGGAGAGCAGTGAACCAG GTTTCTCCAGCTTTCTGTACAATGAGCTGATGGAGATTACTGGCAACTTTGATAACCGTCCCATGTCAGATGGTGGTAGCAGACTGGGAGAGGGAGGCTTTGGCACTGTATACAAAGGTGTCCTGAATGACAAACCTGTTGCAGTGAAAAAGCTCAATCCA ATGGATGACATTTCATCGGACGAGCTGCAAGTTCAGTTCCATCAAGAAATCCAAACTCTAAAAGT GTTGAAGCATGAGAACTTGGTAGACATGGTTGGATTTTCCTGTGATGGACAGCACCCATGTTTGGTGTATGCCTTTATGGCCAATGGTTCTTTACTAGACCGTCTAGCCTGCTTG GATGACAGTCCTCCACTATCCTGGCAGCGGAGATGTTTGATAGCTGAAGGGACAGCCAGAGGCTTGGAGTATCTGCACTGCAACCATCATGTCCACAGAGATGTTAAAAG TGCAAATATCCTATTGGATGAAAATTTAGTGGCAAAAATCTCAGACTTTGGGCTGACGAGAGCATCGGCCAGACGGACATCAACAACCATGATGACGGAGAGGATTGTGGGTACACGTGCATACATGGCACCTGAGGCCCTCAGAGGAGAGATCACACCAAAATCTGATGTCTTCAGCTTTGGAGTA GTGTTGCTAGAAATATTGTCTGGACTCCCGCCAGCCAGTGAAAACCAGGAGCCACAGTTCTTG ATGGAGTTTGTGTATGATATAGATGATGAAGACGAGGACCTGACACTGGAGGAATTTCTTGACAAAAAGATGACAGACTGGGAGCTGAGCCAAGTGGAGACTGTCTATTCTTTGGCTTCTAACTGCCTCCACGACAGGAAAAACAGACGGCCAGTCATCAAAGAGGTACAATGA